A portion of the Archocentrus centrarchus isolate MPI-CPG fArcCen1 chromosome 19, fArcCen1, whole genome shotgun sequence genome contains these proteins:
- the crygmxl2 gene encoding crystallin, gamma MX, like 2, which produces MGKIIFYEGRNFQGRHWECSSDCMDTFRHFNCCNSIRVSGGHSVLYEKPYYMGYQYILGPGEYPDYHCWMGFNNCIRSCQMFPPYRGSYRMRIYNRPDMMGHSMEFMEDCANVYERFRYRDIFSCNIMEGYWIFYEHPNYRGRQYFLRPGEYRACGDWGCHNPMVGSFRRMRTLM; this is translated from the exons ATTATCTTCTACGAGGGCCGCAACTTTCAGGGCCGCCACTGGGAGTGCAGCAGTGACTGCATGGACACCTTCAGGCACTTCAATTGCTGCAACTCCATCCGTGTCAGCGGAGGTCACAGCGTGCTCTATGAGAAGCCTTACTACATGGGATACCAGTACATCCTCGGCCCTGGCGAGTACCCTGACTACCACTGCTGGATGGGCTTCAACAACTGCATCCGCTCCTGCCAGATGTTCCCTCCT TACAGAGGATCCTACAGGATGAGGATCTACAACAGGCCAGACATGATGGGGCACTCAATGGAGTTTATGGAAGACTGTGCCAATGTGTATGAGCGCTTCCGCTACCGTGACATTTTCTCCTGCAACATCATGGAGGGTTACTGGATCTTCTACGAGCACCCTAACTACAGGGGACGCCAGTATTTCCTGCGCCCTGGAGAGTACAGGGCCTGTGGTGACTGGGGCTGCCACAATCCTATGGTGGGCTCATTCAGGAGAATGAGGACTCTCATGTAA